From a single Georhizobium profundi genomic region:
- a CDS encoding prepilin peptidase: MSMMSRAELIGIGAGAAGLTVAIALTSQGDFDPTWPFALWLGALCLAIAVEDVRHLRVADSANALLFAGGCTWQVLQSQGEVFETLMLALLACVICGGALLAVRALHARITGRIGLGLGDVKFCSAAAAWTGLSGFPFMLLLASLTALIVFGLISVTRSGWGRQRRLPFAAFLAPALFMAWLGSASSAGSFLDGVFLSP; the protein is encoded by the coding sequence ATGTCCATGATGTCGAGGGCAGAGCTGATCGGGATTGGTGCCGGTGCAGCAGGGCTAACGGTTGCCATCGCCTTGACGTCACAGGGAGACTTCGACCCGACATGGCCGTTCGCGCTGTGGCTTGGCGCTCTCTGCCTCGCGATTGCTGTCGAGGATGTGCGCCACCTGCGCGTCGCCGATAGCGCCAATGCGCTTCTGTTTGCCGGTGGTTGCACCTGGCAGGTCCTGCAGTCGCAAGGGGAAGTCTTCGAAACGCTCATGCTCGCGCTTCTGGCCTGCGTCATCTGCGGCGGGGCGTTGTTGGCGGTGCGCGCACTGCATGCGCGCATCACCGGACGCATCGGGCTCGGGCTCGGCGATGTCAAATTCTGTAGTGCCGCCGCGGCATGGACGGGCCTATCTGGATTTCCGTTCATGCTCTTGCTGGCAAGTCTCACGGCCTTGATCGTCTTCGGTCTCATAAGCGTGACCCGCTCTGGCTGGGGCAGGCAGCGGCGATTGCCGTTCGCGGCCTTCCTGGCGCCGGCGCTGTTCATGGCCTGGCTGGGGAGCGCCTCTTCCGCCGGTTCTTTTCTGGACGGGGTGTTTCTGAGCCCCTGA
- a CDS encoding sensor histidine kinase, producing MGRLSLSLRFALAGAVVLILGTMIIGSWVVARISSGVTANVAISTALVVDGLVTPIAQELKDKNVLSIGPVRALDELQKSAPLVNRVVGMRIWKPDGRVAYSNDFDMIGMHFTPSDELRRAIAGEVVASRDSLHDDESARVAALGVPLLEIYSPVRDRWTGEVLAVAEFYEDATKLEAMLAQARRQSWLVVIATMSGMGLLLFGVVHGGNRLIERQKTALQDEIERVAAMSHQNATLRERIERAYTLSTELNERYLRRVSADLHDGPAQLVGLASLRIGSLRDSADEMRRRSEAGLVQQVLGEAMSDIRTICHGLSLPQIENQSLTELLWDAVRSHERRTGTKVELSVCNDDLDLPVHLKICCYRFVQEGLNNAFRHAGGNDQSVLCHLEHGVLHLSVTNGPYRPDHLRPPNERKSLGLEGLQGRLEALGGRFHFETFPQTGSRLEMSVQVERIAA from the coding sequence ATGGGACGCTTGTCACTTTCGCTTCGTTTTGCTTTGGCCGGTGCGGTCGTTCTGATCTTAGGAACGATGATTATCGGAAGCTGGGTCGTTGCCCGGATTTCCAGTGGCGTGACCGCCAATGTCGCGATTTCAACCGCGCTGGTTGTCGACGGGTTGGTGACGCCCATCGCCCAGGAGCTGAAGGACAAAAACGTTCTCTCTATCGGGCCCGTTCGGGCGCTCGACGAGTTGCAGAAGAGTGCTCCGCTCGTCAATCGCGTCGTTGGCATGCGCATCTGGAAGCCTGATGGACGTGTCGCCTACAGCAACGATTTCGACATGATCGGCATGCACTTCACGCCTTCCGACGAATTGCGGCGGGCGATCGCTGGAGAGGTCGTGGCAAGCCGCGATTCACTTCATGACGACGAAAGTGCCCGCGTCGCCGCGCTCGGTGTGCCGCTCCTCGAAATCTACAGCCCCGTCCGCGACCGCTGGACAGGCGAAGTTCTGGCGGTGGCCGAATTCTACGAGGATGCAACGAAGCTCGAGGCGATGCTGGCGCAGGCGCGCCGGCAATCCTGGCTCGTCGTCATCGCGACGATGAGCGGCATGGGGCTTCTTCTGTTCGGTGTCGTGCATGGCGGCAATCGGCTGATCGAACGGCAGAAGACCGCGCTGCAAGACGAAATCGAGCGCGTTGCCGCGATGTCGCATCAGAACGCCACGCTGAGAGAGCGGATCGAGCGGGCTTACACGCTGTCGACCGAACTCAACGAGCGCTATCTGCGGCGCGTGAGTGCCGATCTGCACGATGGACCGGCGCAACTCGTCGGGCTCGCTTCGCTCAGGATCGGCAGCCTTCGCGACAGTGCCGACGAAATGCGGCGCCGCTCCGAAGCGGGGCTCGTGCAGCAGGTACTGGGTGAAGCGATGAGCGACATCCGCACGATCTGCCATGGATTGTCGCTGCCGCAGATCGAGAACCAGTCTCTGACCGAGCTGCTCTGGGATGCCGTTCGATCACACGAACGTCGAACCGGCACGAAGGTGGAACTCAGCGTCTGCAACGACGATCTCGACCTGCCGGTTCACCTGAAAATCTGTTGCTACCGCTTCGTGCAGGAAGGCCTGAACAATGCTTTCCGACACGCTGGCGGGAACGACCAGTCGGTGCTTTGCCACCTGGAGCACGGCGTGCTGCATCTCAGCGTGACGAACGGGCCCTATCGGCCGGATCACCTCAGGCCTCCCAACGAGCGCAAAAGCTTAGGACTGGAGGGGCTTCAAGGTCGGTTGGAAGCATTGGGCGGCCGGTTCCATTTCGAGACATTTCCCCAGACCGGCAGCCGGCTGGAAATGTCCGTCCAAGTTGAAAGGATTGCGGCATGA
- a CDS encoding response regulator, with product MNSAIRLVVVDDHPLYRDGVVRTLKEHDGLEVVGQGGSADDAVLLCMAHKPDVALLDVSMRGGGIAAAGRVMDAVPDTKVMMLTVSEQDTDVINALEQGVKGYVLKGVEGSELVSIIHRVASGESYVAPSLAAGLLVSMKLTMKRNGEGTRASMLTEREEGILRLVSLGCSNKEIGRHLDLQEKTVKHYMTGILQKLNVRNRVEAAVVAREQLGMRPGDSA from the coding sequence ATGAACAGTGCCATACGGCTCGTGGTGGTCGACGATCATCCCCTTTATCGCGATGGCGTGGTGCGCACGCTGAAGGAGCATGACGGTCTGGAGGTGGTCGGCCAGGGTGGATCGGCCGACGATGCGGTGCTGCTGTGCATGGCGCACAAGCCGGATGTCGCCTTGCTCGACGTGTCGATGCGCGGTGGCGGCATCGCTGCCGCCGGTCGGGTGATGGACGCCGTGCCCGACACGAAGGTGATGATGCTGACGGTCTCGGAACAGGACACGGACGTTATCAATGCCTTGGAACAGGGCGTCAAAGGCTATGTCCTGAAGGGCGTGGAAGGCAGCGAACTCGTCTCGATCATTCACCGGGTGGCATCCGGCGAATCCTACGTCGCGCCGTCGCTTGCGGCGGGACTGCTGGTTTCGATGAAGCTGACGATGAAGCGCAATGGCGAGGGCACGCGCGCCAGCATGCTGACGGAACGGGAGGAGGGCATTCTCCGGCTCGTCTCGCTCGGATGCTCCAACAAGGAGATCGGGCGCCATCTCGATCTGCAGGAAAAGACGGTCAAGCATTACATGACCGGCATTTTGCAGAAGCTGAATGTGCGCAACCGCGTGGAGGCCGCCGTCGTCGCCCGCGAGCAGCTCGGCATGCGCCCGGGCGACAGCGCGTAA
- a CDS encoding metallophosphoesterase family protein, translating into MSRFRFIHAADLHLGSPFDGLAIKDRVIAERFAAATRDAFSELVRRAIEEEVAFFIVAGDVYDGEWRDNSIGLFFNREVARLDRAGIPVFLLKGNHDADSVVTKSITLPTAVSQFDTRRPSSFSLDGLKVSLHGQGFAERAASDNLARAYPAPVPGHFNIGVLHTSLTGRPPHANYAPCSVDDLRARGYDYWALGHVHHHEIVASDPPIVFPGNLQGRNIRESGEKGAILISVEDGRVASIDRLVVDQARWQQVRVDISQAETMPALLRLVEDALASSCGDVAGRLTALRVTLTGASVLRPQVLMGRAELVDEIQAACHRIDPDIWLEKLDLRVGPIERPVAVDEGDARVDLQPLLAELVHDPALVDAAEAALRDILAKLPAASGSGEAPLGATVDELLAEARDVLLARSGSD; encoded by the coding sequence TTGAGCCGCTTCCGATTCATCCACGCCGCCGATCTGCACCTGGGCAGTCCCTTTGACGGACTGGCGATCAAGGACCGTGTCATCGCAGAGCGCTTTGCAGCGGCGACGCGCGACGCCTTCTCCGAGCTGGTTCGCCGTGCGATCGAGGAGGAGGTGGCGTTCTTCATCGTCGCGGGTGATGTCTATGACGGAGAATGGCGCGACAATTCGATCGGGCTTTTCTTCAACCGCGAAGTGGCGCGGCTCGACCGGGCGGGCATTCCTGTCTTTTTGCTGAAGGGCAATCACGATGCGGATAGTGTCGTGACGAAGAGCATCACGCTGCCCACGGCGGTCAGCCAATTCGACACCCGCAGGCCCTCCAGCTTCTCGTTGGACGGGCTGAAGGTTTCGCTGCACGGGCAGGGATTTGCGGAGCGGGCGGCAAGCGACAATCTCGCGCGGGCCTATCCGGCGCCGGTGCCGGGGCATTTCAATATCGGCGTGCTTCACACATCGCTCACCGGCAGGCCACCTCATGCCAATTATGCCCCGTGCTCCGTCGATGATCTAAGGGCGCGCGGCTATGATTATTGGGCGCTCGGCCACGTCCACCACCACGAAATCGTCGCCAGCGACCCGCCGATCGTCTTTCCAGGCAATTTGCAGGGCCGGAACATCCGCGAGAGCGGGGAGAAGGGCGCGATCCTCATCAGCGTCGAGGACGGCCGCGTTGCGTCGATCGACCGGCTCGTCGTGGATCAGGCCCGCTGGCAGCAGGTGCGTGTCGATATCTCGCAAGCGGAAACCATGCCGGCGCTGCTGCGGCTTGTCGAAGATGCGCTCGCTTCGAGCTGTGGCGACGTCGCCGGGCGACTGACTGCGCTTCGTGTGACGCTCACCGGTGCCAGTGTGCTTCGCCCGCAGGTCCTGATGGGCCGCGCCGAACTGGTCGACGAGATCCAGGCAGCGTGCCATCGCATCGATCCCGACATCTGGCTGGAGAAGCTCGATCTCCGGGTCGGCCCGATCGAACGCCCGGTCGCGGTGGATGAAGGCGATGCGCGCGTCGATCTGCAGCCGCTGCTCGCCGAACTTGTTCACGATCCGGCCCTCGTCGATGCGGCGGAGGCCGCGTTGCGGGACATTCTGGCGAAGCTGCCTGCGGCGTCCGGCTCGGGCGAGGCTCCGCTTGGCGCGACTGTCGACGAGCTCTTGGCCGAAGCGCGCGACGTGCTGCTTGCGCGCAGCGGGAGCGACTGA
- a CDS encoding YhaN family protein, with amino-acid sequence MRLLRLHLLRYGALTDRVLEFRPDARLHVVYGQNEAGKSSALSSLSDLFFGFPHHAHYAFLHNAQTLRLAATIRARSGDELSFRRRRGKKDTLLADDEAETPLKDDALAPFLGGLSRPVFERAFGLDSERLRLGSRAMLDADGEAGDLLFAASAGILGLRQVKTAMDEEANALFTPRAAAGKAFYQVLARHEEARRLERDHELRAGDWKSVNDAIDDLTERHAAKVAERTELRRREQGLVRLNQLRPILAEIDREREQLRAFADLDHVPEGQGSAISAALATLRQANERVAAAEKARERAEAKRADIAIDVVYLDHGDAIAELLSQSASHLKDLRDLPRVTGERDDFSRLLEDLAHRLGLVRSDLDRLQPTDMAIAGLAERAAAARQAAERVALLDERLAAEMVQASTLEAQATEVAAIDPRPWLDRLEALRPDIELLGDVDSRTVKLETERRRIAEAVSRLVPPVKDLDALAKTSLPEETTLAAQRDRMRDLQQGARVLQDRIDRERVEIDALEAEARAEAHRGVTASPAAIHQARSDRDGLFREIAASLTGEAPPIEPAIAAVSIGRYRSAVTAADALADAALEQSDRLAEAAAKSRRREDLLRSHAALLKDLETDEAAQAKAQAEFARPFSSLGLAAGSPDEMIVWSRALAALLAARQALLEEEDRLASLKQTAQQLREPLELIGRGIRLEGSESLPLRALDRGLRERLRQLGEAWDASRDLAARKRDTARRVEDLRERRAASDRSAQEALAALQAETARLGLFEPGTPAETEAALALWKKVPDLRREEDNRARRVAGIERDIRGFRQSVEALVSKLDASMSGFPPAEAIRVFHDRAQAARTADTMDRQARQDISEAEEGLSEANAARVDAEERLAALVAGFGQAPDADAIAGRLIERDGLRVSLSRCRSRLGEVAAGEDEASIRAAIQEADRDAALPDLAQLSEDIHRLDGEVDELFAQLAAEKARREGMMGAKGAELAAFERKAAEAELVQVARQWAVLKFGSLLLGAAMERQRAAQSNPMLQRAGALFSAITEGRFDGLRQQFDENDRPTVVAVRSNADFVGASGMSDGTRDQLYLALRLSYLEDYAERNEPAPFIADDIFQTFDDERTLATLKVLGETSERIQPIVFTHHGHVVELARAALGSALDVVEL; translated from the coding sequence GTGCGGCTGTTGCGCCTCCATCTGCTGCGTTACGGGGCCCTGACCGATCGGGTTCTCGAATTTCGGCCCGATGCGCGCCTCCATGTCGTCTATGGGCAGAACGAGGCCGGCAAGAGCTCAGCGCTATCCTCACTTTCGGACCTGTTTTTCGGTTTTCCTCACCATGCTCACTACGCGTTCCTGCACAATGCGCAGACGCTGAGGCTAGCGGCGACGATCAGGGCGCGCTCGGGCGATGAATTGTCCTTCCGGCGCCGCCGCGGGAAAAAGGATACGCTTCTCGCAGACGACGAGGCGGAAACGCCACTCAAGGACGACGCGCTTGCGCCGTTCCTCGGAGGTTTGTCCCGCCCGGTTTTCGAACGGGCCTTCGGGCTTGATTCCGAACGGTTGCGCCTGGGTTCGCGGGCGATGCTCGACGCCGACGGTGAGGCGGGCGACCTGCTCTTTGCAGCGTCCGCCGGAATTCTTGGCCTGCGTCAGGTCAAGACGGCGATGGATGAGGAGGCGAACGCGCTTTTCACGCCAAGGGCTGCCGCCGGGAAGGCCTTCTACCAAGTGCTCGCCCGCCACGAGGAGGCGCGGCGCCTGGAACGCGACCACGAATTGCGTGCCGGCGACTGGAAATCCGTGAATGATGCCATCGACGATTTAACGGAGCGTCACGCGGCCAAGGTGGCCGAGCGGACAGAGCTTCGGCGGCGCGAGCAGGGTTTGGTTCGGCTGAACCAGTTGCGGCCGATCCTCGCCGAGATCGACCGCGAGAGGGAGCAACTGCGCGCTTTTGCGGATCTCGACCATGTCCCGGAAGGGCAGGGATCGGCGATTTCGGCGGCCCTTGCGACGCTGCGCCAAGCGAACGAACGGGTCGCGGCTGCGGAAAAGGCGCGGGAACGGGCGGAGGCCAAGCGTGCGGATATCGCGATCGACGTTGTCTATCTCGACCACGGGGATGCGATTGCCGAGTTGTTGTCGCAGTCGGCATCCCACCTCAAGGATCTCCGGGATCTGCCGCGGGTCACGGGCGAACGCGACGATTTCAGTCGCCTGCTGGAGGATCTTGCCCATCGTCTGGGGCTGGTGCGCAGCGATCTCGACCGACTTCAACCGACCGATATGGCAATCGCTGGCCTTGCCGAACGTGCCGCGGCCGCGCGGCAGGCGGCGGAGCGTGTTGCCCTGCTGGATGAGCGATTGGCGGCGGAAATGGTGCAGGCCAGCACGCTCGAAGCGCAGGCAACTGAGGTTGCCGCTATCGATCCGCGCCCCTGGCTCGACCGGCTGGAGGCTCTGCGCCCCGACATCGAGTTACTAGGCGATGTGGATAGCCGGACGGTCAAGCTCGAGACGGAGCGGCGCCGGATCGCGGAGGCGGTGAGCAGGCTCGTTCCGCCGGTCAAGGATCTCGATGCGCTGGCGAAGACCAGCCTGCCTGAAGAGACGACGCTTGCGGCTCAGCGCGATCGCATGCGCGATCTGCAGCAGGGCGCGCGCGTGTTGCAGGACCGTATCGATCGCGAGCGTGTCGAAATCGACGCGCTCGAAGCCGAGGCACGCGCCGAGGCGCATCGAGGCGTTACGGCAAGCCCGGCTGCGATCCATCAGGCGCGTTCGGATCGCGATGGTCTGTTCAGAGAGATCGCCGCTTCGTTGACGGGCGAGGCACCGCCGATCGAACCAGCCATCGCCGCAGTCTCGATCGGGCGCTATCGTTCTGCCGTAACGGCAGCCGACGCACTTGCCGACGCCGCACTGGAGCAATCGGACCGGCTGGCGGAGGCGGCGGCGAAGTCCCGCCGGCGGGAAGATCTGCTGCGCAGCCACGCGGCCCTTCTGAAGGACCTCGAAACCGATGAGGCCGCGCAGGCGAAGGCGCAGGCCGAGTTCGCTCGTCCCTTCTCTTCACTCGGTCTGGCTGCTGGTTCACCGGATGAGATGATTGTCTGGAGCCGTGCGCTCGCTGCGCTCCTGGCTGCGCGACAGGCTCTTCTCGAAGAAGAAGACCGTTTGGCGAGCCTCAAACAGACCGCGCAGCAACTGCGCGAGCCGCTGGAGCTGATCGGCCGCGGCATTCGGCTTGAGGGAAGCGAGAGCCTCCCTTTGCGTGCACTTGATCGGGGTTTGCGCGAACGGCTGCGGCAACTGGGCGAAGCGTGGGATGCGAGCCGGGATCTGGCAGCGCGCAAACGGGACACGGCGCGCAGGGTTGAGGATCTTCGCGAACGGCGCGCCGCGTCAGATCGGTCAGCGCAGGAGGCGCTTGCCGCGCTCCAGGCAGAAACCGCACGTCTCGGGTTGTTCGAGCCGGGCACGCCGGCCGAAACCGAAGCTGCGCTTGCTCTGTGGAAGAAGGTGCCCGACCTGCGGCGCGAAGAGGACAACCGCGCGCGACGCGTCGCGGGCATCGAACGCGACATTCGCGGATTTCGCCAAAGCGTCGAAGCGCTCGTTTCGAAGCTGGATGCATCCATGTCGGGCTTTCCGCCGGCCGAGGCGATCCGCGTCTTTCACGACCGGGCCCAGGCGGCACGAACGGCCGACACGATGGATCGTCAGGCGCGACAGGATATCTCGGAGGCCGAGGAAGGGCTTTCGGAGGCGAATGCAGCGCGCGTCGATGCCGAGGAGCGTCTCGCTGCCCTGGTTGCCGGGTTTGGCCAAGCGCCGGATGCGGATGCTATTGCCGGCCGGCTCATCGAACGCGATGGCCTCCGGGTCAGCCTTTCGCGGTGCCGTAGCCGGCTCGGCGAAGTGGCTGCGGGAGAAGACGAGGCCTCGATCCGCGCGGCCATTCAGGAAGCAGATCGGGATGCCGCCTTGCCGGACCTTGCGCAGCTTTCGGAGGACATCCATCGGCTCGACGGTGAGGTCGACGAACTCTTCGCCCAGCTTGCCGCCGAAAAGGCGCGGCGCGAAGGAATGATGGGCGCCAAGGGAGCCGAACTCGCAGCCTTCGAGCGGAAGGCCGCCGAAGCCGAGCTCGTTCAAGTCGCGCGCCAATGGGCCGTGCTGAAATTCGGATCGCTGCTTCTCGGTGCGGCGATGGAACGGCAGCGGGCGGCGCAGAGCAACCCGATGCTGCAAAGGGCAGGCGCGTTATTCTCAGCCATCACCGAAGGCCGGTTCGATGGCCTTCGTCAGCAGTTCGACGAGAACGACCGGCCGACGGTCGTTGCTGTGCGGAGCAATGCCGATTTCGTCGGCGCTTCAGGAATGAGCGACGGGACACGCGACCAGCTTTATTTGGCGCTCAGGCTTTCCTATCTAGAGGATTATGCGGAGAGGAACGAACCGGCGCCTTTCATTGCGGACGACATCTTCCAGACCTTCGACGATGAGCGCACGCTTGCTACACTGAAGGTCCTCGGGGAAACTTCCGAACGGATTCAACCAATCGTTTTCACGCATCACGGACACGTCGTGGAACTTGCGAGGGCTGCTCTTGGTTCTGCGCTCGACGTCGTGGAACTTTAA
- a CDS encoding PAS domain S-box protein, protein MPPAEHAVLTGAHWGLTSAELMNAMPVAVYTTDSAGFITSYNDAAEKLWGRAPTLNETRWCVWDTFFDDLGVPIPTEECPIARALTEKQDMEPVELWAVRADGSRVAFLAHPKLLRSVDGEVEGAINTLVDITTHKSAQAAESRLSALVASSADAIVSKDLNGVITSWNDGAMQLFGYGPNEAVGRSIRMLIPPDRAGEEDLILARIRAGEKVEHFETRRRHKDGRLIAVSLTISPIRSRHGQIIGVSKIARDISVQLEREGRIRSLMGEVNHRVKNQFAVILSMVRETHRRSGDAGDFENQVQDRILALSRSHDLLVQGDWRGTTLNELVRAHVLPFGLEERIELSGPRILLRPMAVQYLGMAFHELATNSARYGVLKQDTGKILISWSMAESENGLRFLLDWQEEFQGRSTAPTEKRSGLGMAVLERIAPSAVGGKGLIEIDAEQARWSLNAPARQVEVAEIDLDETSPWSNLGAQRL, encoded by the coding sequence ATGCCGCCTGCTGAGCATGCCGTACTGACGGGCGCCCATTGGGGCCTGACCAGTGCAGAATTGATGAATGCCATGCCCGTTGCTGTGTACACCACAGACAGCGCAGGCTTCATCACGTCCTATAATGACGCTGCCGAGAAGCTTTGGGGCCGAGCTCCGACGTTGAACGAGACGCGCTGGTGCGTCTGGGACACCTTCTTCGACGATTTGGGCGTACCCATTCCAACTGAGGAGTGCCCGATCGCCAGGGCGCTGACGGAAAAGCAGGATATGGAGCCTGTGGAGCTTTGGGCGGTGCGTGCCGATGGCAGTCGCGTCGCCTTTCTTGCTCATCCCAAGCTTCTGCGCAGTGTGGACGGGGAAGTCGAGGGCGCCATCAACACGCTTGTCGACATCACGACGCACAAATCGGCTCAAGCTGCGGAATCGCGGCTATCTGCTCTCGTTGCGTCGTCGGCTGATGCGATCGTGAGCAAGGATCTGAACGGTGTCATCACCAGTTGGAACGATGGCGCCATGCAGCTTTTCGGCTACGGGCCGAACGAGGCAGTCGGTCGTTCAATCCGGATGTTGATCCCGCCGGACAGGGCAGGAGAGGAGGACCTGATCCTCGCGCGCATTCGCGCCGGCGAAAAGGTGGAGCACTTCGAGACCCGCCGACGCCACAAGGACGGGCGGCTGATTGCGGTCTCGCTGACGATTTCGCCGATCCGTTCCCGGCATGGCCAGATCATCGGCGTTTCGAAGATCGCGCGCGATATCTCTGTCCAGCTTGAGCGTGAAGGCCGCATTCGCTCGCTGATGGGCGAAGTCAATCACCGCGTGAAGAACCAGTTCGCAGTCATCTTGTCGATGGTCCGGGAGACGCATCGGCGCAGTGGCGATGCCGGAGATTTCGAAAATCAGGTTCAGGATCGGATCCTGGCCTTGTCGCGCTCGCACGATCTTCTGGTGCAGGGCGACTGGCGCGGCACGACGCTGAATGAGCTGGTGCGGGCGCATGTGCTGCCGTTTGGCCTGGAAGAGCGTATCGAGCTGTCAGGGCCGCGCATTCTCTTGCGACCAATGGCCGTCCAGTATCTCGGCATGGCGTTTCACGAGCTTGCCACGAATTCGGCGCGGTACGGTGTCCTCAAGCAGGATACGGGCAAAATCCTGATCAGTTGGTCCATGGCCGAGAGCGAGAACGGACTGCGCTTTCTGCTCGATTGGCAGGAAGAGTTTCAAGGCCGCTCGACCGCGCCAACGGAAAAGCGATCGGGGCTCGGCATGGCCGTTCTCGAACGCATTGCACCGTCGGCCGTGGGCGGGAAGGGCCTCATCGAGATCGATGCCGAGCAGGCTCGATGGTCACTGAATGCCCCGGCCCGCCAAGTCGAGGTCGCAGAAATCGACCTCGACGAGACGAGCCCATGGTCCAATCTCGGGGCTCAGAGACTTTAA
- a CDS encoding SDR family oxidoreductase, with product MTKAPERQQQDHQPGSEAAMHPEPDFMPRYPGSGRLSGKSAIITGGDSGIGRATAILFAREGAKVAILYKDEEETADAEETMRLVREEGAQCFAKMGDIGLSGVAEAFVAQAVEEFGSIDIVVNNAAEQHYQEELTDISEEQMERTFRTNVFGAFHITKHALPYLKEGSSIICTTSITAYRGQPVLLDYSSTKGALLAFIRALSANLAEKGIRVNGVAPGPIWTPLIPASFPADKVEEFGKSTPLKRPGQPNEVAPSLLFLACEDASYITGQVLHPNGGTPVS from the coding sequence ATGACCAAGGCACCAGAACGCCAGCAACAGGACCACCAGCCGGGCTCGGAGGCAGCGATGCATCCCGAGCCCGATTTCATGCCACGCTATCCGGGCTCCGGCCGGCTCAGCGGCAAATCCGCGATCATTACTGGCGGCGATTCCGGCATCGGCCGCGCCACGGCAATCCTCTTCGCGCGCGAGGGCGCAAAGGTTGCCATTCTGTACAAAGATGAAGAAGAGACGGCCGATGCCGAGGAGACGATGCGGCTCGTTCGGGAAGAAGGGGCGCAGTGCTTCGCTAAGATGGGCGATATCGGGCTAAGCGGCGTTGCCGAAGCATTCGTTGCCCAAGCGGTGGAGGAGTTCGGCAGCATCGATATCGTCGTCAACAATGCCGCCGAGCAGCACTATCAGGAAGAACTGACCGACATTTCCGAAGAACAGATGGAGCGCACGTTCCGCACCAATGTGTTCGGCGCCTTCCACATCACCAAACACGCGCTGCCCTACTTAAAGGAAGGCTCGTCGATCATCTGCACCACATCGATCACCGCCTATCGGGGCCAGCCGGTGCTTCTGGATTACTCCTCCACGAAAGGTGCGCTGCTGGCGTTCATCCGTGCACTGTCGGCCAATCTCGCGGAAAAAGGCATCCGCGTGAACGGCGTTGCGCCGGGTCCAATCTGGACGCCCCTCATCCCGGCTTCATTTCCTGCCGACAAGGTCGAGGAATTCGGCAAGAGCACGCCGCTGAAACGCCCAGGACAGCCAAACGAAGTGGCGCCGTCGCTGCTGTTCCTTGCCTGCGAAGATGCTTCTTACATCACGGGACAGGTGCTGCATCCCAATGGCGGCACGCCGGTCAGCTAG
- a CDS encoding ferredoxin reductase family protein yields the protein MSRTVRQIAWIAAIPAVLALPFLVLLRGERVEGNGFLFDLSMGFGFGALAVAGLQFALTARFRRLSHPFGVDIVYVFHRYMAIGALGLMLAHFGILYFWFEEALGVLNPLDARWELTAARLALLCFAGLVVTSELRKWLKLEYGWWRYLHVALAIVGFGAAIAHVLGVGRFTADPSTRFLWLGVTIGWLAMLLWVRIGKPWNQKRNPWIVVDNIAHHGGVHQLVLRPQGKPLSNHKPGQFAWLTLERSPFGLGEHPFTISSPPEHGPDVTLSIKALGDFTEQAVEVEKGAVAYLDGPYGTFSIDTHPDADGFIMIAGGVGITPMISNLHAMDSRRDKRPAVLFYCNKTWDDAAFRDELAELSGRIDLKVVHVLEEPPEDWDGETGRLSAEILKRHLPQDSREWPHMLCGPTPLTDAARQDLLKLGVPFGAITNEIFDMV from the coding sequence ATGAGCCGAACCGTGAGGCAAATTGCCTGGATTGCGGCAATTCCGGCGGTGCTGGCGCTGCCTTTTCTCGTCCTTCTTCGCGGCGAGCGGGTCGAGGGCAATGGCTTCCTGTTCGATCTGTCGATGGGTTTCGGCTTCGGCGCGCTTGCCGTGGCCGGGCTGCAATTTGCCTTGACCGCCCGTTTCCGGCGGCTGTCGCACCCCTTCGGTGTCGACATCGTCTATGTCTTCCACCGCTACATGGCGATCGGCGCGCTCGGCCTGATGCTCGCGCATTTCGGCATACTGTACTTCTGGTTCGAGGAAGCGCTGGGCGTTCTCAACCCTCTCGATGCACGCTGGGAATTGACGGCCGCTCGCCTCGCGCTGTTGTGCTTCGCCGGGCTTGTCGTGACATCCGAACTGCGCAAATGGCTGAAGCTCGAATATGGCTGGTGGCGCTATCTGCACGTGGCGCTCGCCATCGTCGGCTTCGGCGCGGCCATCGCCCATGTCCTCGGCGTCGGGCGTTTCACTGCCGATCCAAGCACGCGCTTTCTCTGGTTGGGCGTGACCATCGGCTGGCTGGCCATGCTGCTCTGGGTGCGCATTGGCAAGCCTTGGAACCAGAAGAGAAATCCCTGGATCGTTGTCGACAACATCGCCCACCACGGCGGCGTCCACCAACTCGTGCTGAGGCCGCAGGGCAAGCCGCTGAGCAACCATAAGCCGGGTCAATTCGCTTGGCTGACGCTCGAGCGGTCGCCATTTGGCCTCGGCGAGCACCCCTTCACGATCTCCTCCCCGCCCGAGCATGGTCCCGACGTGACGCTGTCGATCAAGGCACTCGGCGACTTCACCGAACAGGCGGTGGAAGTCGAAAAAGGCGCCGTCGCCTATCTCGACGGTCCCTACGGCACGTTTTCGATCGACACCCACCCGGACGCTGACGGCTTTATCATGATCGCGGGCGGCGTAGGCATCACACCCATGATCTCCAACCTCCATGCGATGGATTCCAGACGTGACAAGCGGCCTGCCGTCCTGTTCTACTGCAACAAGACCTGGGACGATGCCGCCTTCCGCGATGAACTCGCTGAGTTGTCCGGCCGGATCGATTTGAAGGTCGTGCACGTGCTGGAAGAGCCTCCCGAGGATTGGGACGGCGAAACGGGCCGCCTCTCGGCCGAAATTCTGAAGCGCCATCTGCCTCAAGACAGCCGCGAGTGGCCGCACATGTTGTGCGGGCCAACGCCGCTGACCGACGCCGCACGCCAGGACCTCCTGAAGCTCGGAGTACCCTTCGGCGCGATCACCAACGAAATCTTCGACATGGTCTGA